TCCGGATCAGTTTGGAATCCAAACTATACTGAAAGTTTGGGTTGGGCCGGTTGCTTTTAACCGGCCTTGGTTTTGGCCAATGCTCTGCGCCGGTCGACCGGCGAGAGCCTTGGGCCGGTCTCTCGTGGATCGTTAGATGGTTTCACATGCAGCCGTTTGATTAGCATCTTTTCTCTCGTCCACTCGTTCTTCTTTGTCGTGACACTCCCTTCCTTCGCACGCTTCCGCTTGCAGGCTGCAGGAAGCTCATGCTTGCTCACTGCGCTTGCAGCGGCCACCGGCCAGCTTGCAGTAGGGACCAGTGCTCGGCAGCCCCGCTCCCAACCATGGACGTGCACCTTATCGTTGTTGGTCTTCTTGCAATCTCGCCATCGTCGTTCACGTCCCTCGCCATGGCTGCCTCGTCTTGCATCTCCTGGCCATGGATTTGTCGCTGCTCCGGCAGCGCCGTACCTAGCACCGGCCGGCACGATTTGCAGTGCACAACCTCATGATTGTGCGCCGCCCTGTCATCCTCACCGACAACGCTTGCTGGCGCCCGTCCGCTGCCCCCTCCCCGTCATCTCCTTGGGTCACTGCTTCCCCGATTATAACCATGGCAGCAAAATAAAAAGGCAGTTGTAGCTTTTGTTGGTGCCGGTTGCAGCCCACCGGGGTAGCGCCCGTCTTCATCTCAGAACCACTTGATTTGGTTGAAGCAAAAAAAGACACCGGTTCCAGCTATAGTAGTCAACGGTTCCAGCATCCGCATCATATGGTTGCATGTCCGCCATGAAGCAAAAAATCTTCTGCCGGCTGTAGCACCATGCAGCTCCGCTGTGAACGATGTACCAAATTTCGTCGTCGGTAGCAGCAAAAGCGGATGACGGTTGCAGCAAAAGGTCGTCGCCGTCGCACCATTGCTTGTGAATGCAACTCCGGTAGTGGTCGGTTCCAGCTTCTTTAGCAGCTGGTTCCAGCAGTTCCAAGCGACGGTTGTAACTTTTGGCGACAGTGGTTCCAGCTTCCCTAGCAATGTCTGCAGCTTCCCGCGACACTGGTTCCAGCATCTCCCCCGCCGGTTCCAGCAAACCTCGTGGTCGGATGTAACATCTAAATTTGCAGCGCATCAGAGGGCATGGCGTCATCGCCCCCAGCCGCCCCTTGCTGCAAAAATCGGGTGCGGCCGTGTCAGGGGAGAGGTAGACGCCGTCCCCTGTTCGTTCGCCGACTTCGGGCTCACCGCATCACCGAAGTTCACTGTCGTGCGTCCTCGTTCCCAGTACCCCGGTGGCTTGTTTGCAGCATTTTTCTGAGCCGCCGTGTGCCGCTCATGGAGTGGAGTAAAAAAGACGGTCGTTTGGTGGCACCGGCAGGCTTGGGCATGGAGCCATGGATTGGGAGCACGCGGGGTTGCTTGTGTGGCCGGAGAGCAAGATGGAgattggggaagaagaagaagaagaagagataAGGCAGCAGTGCTATGGGTCCACAAGAACATGTGGCTGGGACGTGGGAGGGAAGGAGCAGCGCCATAGGATCTGTTGTGATCCGACGCAGCGCGCGAGACCGGTCGAAGACTCGGCCGGTCCACCGCTGTTAAACGTTTCCCTTGTTTTCGTCTCCAAATAGCCCCACGCAAACGTCTCCCAATCTCCCATCCGCGGATCCGCCCGTCTCAACTCAGCGCCAGCCCTAGCCCCATCCATGGACCGCGACCGCGGTGAGGACCGCCACACCACCAACCACAGCGGCGAGGACCCCCACCGACGCCGCCGCTGCGACAGCGACGGACATCACCACCGCCACAAGGCTCGGGATTCCGTGGGGCGCCGCGATTCGGCCGGCTGcgagccgctgccgccgccgtcaCGGAAACGGAAGGACCACGACAGCGGCGAGCCCGGCCGGGAAGGGGGCAAGCGGCCTAGGGACTCAGTGGATCCGCCTCCGCCGAAGGAGGAAAGGCCACGGCGAGAGCGCAAGCAGCTAGAGTCAGGTGCTAATGGAGATCCACAGCGCGCCGCACCGCCTAATGTAAGGGCGTATCCTCTActgtttgttttcttatactccATAGTGATGTGATTTATGTTTCTGAAATTTGCGAAGTGATTCCTGATATGCTTGAGTACCAATTTGATGTGATGAACTCATAATTATGCAGTTAGTGATATACCTCTCCTACTACTTTCTGGTTATAAAACCTGTGAGGAAAGGGTTGCTGTTGCATTtgtgtagtactccctctgtcccataatataagaacgtttttgacactacactaatgtcaaaaacgttcttatattatgggacggagggagtagttcatagCGCACATTGCTGCTGAAGATGATATTTACATTGCTGCTGACTGTGATACTTATTTAGTGAATGTATGTATGAGGGCAAGCTGGACTAGTACTTACCGTTTTATGTAGAATAAATTTGGTCTACAGTTCGTTTTCTTTTTAATTAAAACGTTCATGTCAGGTTCATCATTGGATCCATTCATATGCTGACTTTGCATCTTAATTATATTTTTGCAGGATGGTGCTCGGCAGCTGCTCAATTCTGCACCTGCTGTTGCGGTGCCATCTGCTGACCCTGTTCCTTCAAAGGTATATGCTCAATTCTGCATCTGCTGACGAAGTTACTGGAAAATCTAGTGCAGATGGAACTGCAAATTCATCCTCTGGCACAAGTAGCAACTTAAGTCTTGATGCTTTAGCGAAAGCTAAAAAGGCTTTGCAACTGAAGAAGGAATTATCAGCAAAACTCAAGAGATTACCTGTGGTAAGACAATACACCTATTACTGCTAGTCCTTTGCTCCATTCTTCTTTTTAATCTTTTGTAACCATTCTAAGCTCATCTTTGCAACTGAAGAGTGAGGCTGCTGCCAAGAAGGTGTTCGTAGATGCTAAAGTTGCACACTACTGGGACCTGGCTGTCAACTTCTCGGAAGATTCGTCTTGAGCTCAAACTGGTATTCAAGACAATGAGAGCGATTGCTGTGGATCACTCTACTATGCCATTGATTCGAACATATCATTGTCAGACTGTTGATCAACTGAACACATTAAAGAGCTGTTGGATTTTTGCAATATGCTTTCAAATATATCTGCTAAGGCTTATCAATTTGAGAGGAGAGGTTCAGGACCATGGTCCACCCGAACCCATGGTTGGTGCCCTTTGATCTAGTACTGGTTCCCATGTGGACCTGTGCCTGGTTAGTATTCAAATTTCTTGGTTTAGCTTAATCCTCCTCTTCGTTAGCTTGCTCGTAGGGCTGCACCAGCTGGCCTTTTCTGAAAAGGATGGACTGACACTCTTCCCTATGTTACTATAGATTATGAAGCACAGCCCAAAGAATTTAAAAAACATTCTGCTCAAACCTGTCATAGTACAGTACTGTTTATTACTCTGGTTATTTCCCATGAGTTCGGTTGGCTCAGTATTTGTTTTGTGTACACTAGGTAAATTATTTGTACTGAGTAGAACAAAACATAGGTAAAAAGAACCTTTCATACAGTTAATTCTGCTGGTAAGATTTAATCCTTTTTTCTGCAAAATGGGGGAGAACACGGTGGTTTGATGACGTATTTATCTGTTGGTTCGAGTTATGTGTGGTTGCCCTCAGTATCCAACAATTACTTTTGCTTACTCGAAAAATTATATGAGACTAAAGCTCAACATTTTGGATAGACATGTGTTGCTTTCTAAAGAGTGTTGATACAGAAGTGCATCTGGGAAAAAAAACAGATTTTTTTTTCTAAACTCCTTCAGATAGGCGAGaacatgtttttttttctttccttttcttttcttttcttttcttcttgaACAACTATGAGAGACTTGGCAATTGGTTGGACATGTTTTTCACGTTATTTAGTACAACAACTCATAATGAACATTTTATTCTACAGTGATGTCAATGTCTACACCTGGGAAGCAGTGCGGTTCATTTCAAAAAAGGAAAAGGAGATTCATTTGACATAGGAATAAGGTCATTTTCAACAAAAAAAGGCAAAGTTAGAAAAAAAATTAGAACTCATGCGAAGTCGTAGGAACTATCATGTGATGTACGGCCTGGAGCATGGGTTCGGCTGAACCATGGCTCTACTTACTATTTTTCATTGTCAGAAGTTATTATGCTGTTTTTTGATGGACGTTGTTGTAAACTTTGACCTAAATTTTTTCGTCACTGAGTATATATTAAACAAGAGCTAGCTAGTCATGCAAAACCACATCTTTTGTTGCTAGGGTTTCACTAAATAACATGTTTGAATTTCCCTTTTACAAAACCATATCTTCTCTAATCTTTCACAACGGTCCCTAAATCAACCTTAGTGGCTTTGGCAGCAAAATTGGCAGCTCAGGTGGTTTTGCGCTAATTTTGCCAAGCCGCTTCCCTTCTCCTCTGTGCTAATTTtgtgccctccctcccccccttatCCCCTGCTTGACGATCTCATTGAGGAACACCGGCCGATGGCTGTGACTTATATCCTTCAGCTCATTTCACACCATGCCTCAAGCAGTCAagcctctccctcttcctccttgcccccctcccccccaagcGCCCACTAGGGAGAAGACGAAGCATGGGGATGCCAGTGtcaattactccctccgttcctaaatatttgtcttttaaagatttcaaatggactaccacatacggatgtatatagacatattttagagcgtagattcactcattttacttcgtatgtagtcacttgttgaaatctctagaaagacaaatatttaggaacggagggagtattacattGTTCCCAAAATTAAAAAATGTTCgcaaaattttaaaaaaataaTGAATTTTCCCAAAATTTTAAAAATTATCTTGACTTTAAGGAATAAAAATGTTCAAATTAActgaataataaataaataaataaatttatAAAATGTTCTGAATCTAAAAAAGTGCGGTTTTTAGAAATGTTATGGAATTTAATAAATGACCCAAAATTTCAAAAATTATCTTGACTTTAAGGAATACTCATGAATTGAAAAATGTGTATGAATTGAAAAATCTTCCCTGATTTCAAAATATATTCTTGATTTTGAAAATGGAAATAgaaaagcaaaaagaaaaacaaaaaactaGGAGAAAAGCGAAAGAAAAACCGGCCAAGGACCTTCCCACAACCAACCGGTGGAAGAGGCAAGCATGGGCCGGCCCAAATATAGCATGTCGAAGCGACTTCGGCAGACATTTTTAGCGTTAAATATTGTGACGAATTAATAAAGCTTCACAAGATTGTCTAAAAAAAAGTCTATCTCATTAGGAGGTACAATCGCCGGAAGATAGATGTTTTAATGAGATTGGATCGAAAAGTGAAAATCCTAGCGTCAATGGTACCTACCGGCAAAGTTCTCTTACACTACTGCTATAGAAAAATGTTTCTGCGTGTTTACCAAATATTCATATTTCCGCTTGCTGGCCCACCATGTCCATCACATGCAGGCATGGCAGGAATATGGCAGAGCCACTCTCTCTTCTCTGGCACAATAAATCAAACATTTTATTTCACCATTCTAATTTAAATCAGCTATATCATTTTTACCATAAGTTTATTTTTGAATCTTTTTATATATTTGACCTCTTGGCGCAAAACCTTGAGAACAAAATCAATCTTGGATATATTTCAAATGTGTTTCGTTTCAACCGACTTATTTCACGTCATCTGTTTCAGTCATTTGAAGTTTCGATTTCAATTATTTCAGAAAACATATTTGAATTATTCCAATCAATTATATCAAAAAACAAATTCACAAATTGTTTCACTCAATTCTGGAATCTAATTTCATTTCCCCCCTAAAAAGTGTTTCAATTATAATTCGAAAAGACcggtttcattttctctttcaaAAACCTGATTCGAGTTATTTCACATGATGATACCATTTCAAATATTTCAAAACATATATTTAAAATGTTCAAAAACCAATTTAAATAGTTTGAACAAAGAAATTTCAATTATTTAGTCCATCATTTTAATTACTTGAGAACTATTCAGGTCATATTTCACTATTTCAAAAATTAAGTTCCTGCATTTCACTTATTTCAGAACATATTCGATTTATAACTAAACAAGATCAAATATTCCAAAGAAAATTTCCTTGtttataaaaataattttactTAATGCAGATAAGATTCCACTATTTCAAAAACTTGAGTTCACTAATTTCAAAACATATTTCACTCTTTGGAAAAAAGCAAACCTTTTCCATAAATTGAAAACATATTTCACTATTTGAAAAAAGTGTATGTTGTTTTAAATGAAAATATGTGTAAGGTATCATGGTGAAAATACGTGACGGGTAATTAATGAACTTTTGACCAAATACACTTTGATCATTGATCAATTTCTATATGTTAGTTGTCCCACGACACGGATCACTTGTTCCTAGAGCTTCCCTTGCCGAAGGAGAAACTGGAGAAGTACATCAATGAGGCCTCGATGACTGGACCATGGAGCCAGAACGCGCTTCGCACCACCACAGATGCTTGGTTGAAGGAAGGGTTGAAATCTCGCTGCATCACTAGGGATTTGAAATGGGGCGTCCTGTCCCACACGAGAAGTAGACAAGGTTTGCCATCTGAGCACTTGGAGATTCTTTAGTATAATTTATCTCTCTCCATGTTTATATCGATGTTCGTCCATGCGATGAATGGGTTTAGGTGTTCTATGTCTTGTTTGATGTGCCGATTGGATATATTTCTAACATGACGTGCGACGCAACCGAGTGGGAGAAGCGGTGACATATCTCAACTATGAATCAGGTATCACATAGGTTTGTGTTTTCGCCATTTCCAGGCCATTATTTCTTCTTCTGGCTTTGAGTGCCTCATGTTAGAGATTTGCAGAGTCTTTAGCAATGACACCAACACAAATATCCCTACTGATTTTTCTCAGTAACACACAGGTGATATCCTATATGCTTATTTTCTACATATTTGTTGCAACTATTCATGTGCACCTATTTTAGTCTATAACCAGAAAGAACAAATGGTTCTTGTGCACATTATCTGCCTTGTACGATGTTCATATTGTTGAGACTTTGAGGTTTGTCCGGAAAGGTTGGAGGACTCGAAAATGAGTTGCCATCTATAGACCTTCAAGGGTAAGCTTGCATTAACCTATGTGAAATTCAAGTCTGCTTCTGTAGGTTGGTCAGAATCCTACATGTGATAACTTCATTAGTTTATTCCTGAGTTTCTTAGTTAATTTATGAGGTAATATCATCGGTAGTCATAGAACTTGCGCTCGATGTTCAATTTGACGCTAGAACTTTAAAAATACAGAATTAAAGTTACTCAACTTGACTCAAGCATGCACATATATACAACCACAAAGTGCATATCTGGGCGTATTCGTGTGTATGGCCTCACCCGTTAGTGAGTGATGGCGCTTAGACGAGGCATTTTTGCACAAAACCCACTTTTATTTTTTATTCAACAAAAAACGACCACCATGATGCATTTTTGCACAAAACCCCCTCATGATTTTTTATTTGCAGAAAATAAGGAAACCAAAAATTAACACCAAAAATGGATGCGCCGGGTCTCGAAACAACAACGTTTACAGCCAGTTTAACCACTCAACCAAACATGTTCACATGTCCACTATGGATAACAAATTTATATGTACTGAACAAAAACACATGGGGAGCTTAAATGGGCTGTAGATACTGCGACCCATTTTGCACGTGCTATTAGTGTGACGTGATGGCCGTAGTGGCCAGACTAGCCTGTTGTAGACGATGGTCCTGGGCACGGCGCCCCCTCATTTTTGGTGTTAATTTCCGTAGTACAGTGGTTGACATTTCTGTAATTAAAAAGATTGTGAGGGGGTTTGTGCAAAAATTTGTTTCCATGCTTGGTTTTTTTGGCGAATAAAACAAATAGAAGGTTTTTTGTGAGTGTAGtgactcactgacaggtggggccatACACATGGATACGCCGCATACGCATTTTGTGACCGTATGTGCACGCGTGAGTCAAGTTAAATGACTGCAATTCTGTATTTTCGAAGTTCTAGCATCAAACTAAACATCGAGCGCAAGTTACATGACTCCCAGTGATATTACCTCTTAATTTACATATGAGATTAATATCTATTTGAGCATGGCTCTCCCGTGTAGGTTTTAAATTCCGCGACATTTGTTTCACCAAGTTTGGAATATGTTGGGACTTCACCATGGAAGTGATTCGTGTTTTCCATATGTTTCGGTTGACAACTAGCGTGACGATCTGCATTAGTCATGGTTTGCTACTGATTCTTTTTTGTTCAGTTACGTATCTTTGACTATCCAACTCCACGAATGAATACATGTACATgtctttattttcctgttttgtCTTGAGAACACACATACTGAGTTATGCAGTGTACATGTTCACCAAATCCGTGTCCGTAAAGGTTCATGCAAGTTTTATTATTTAAATCTAGGAGtagtatttttttgaatttactattcaTAAGCGAGCAGGTGATATCATGTTCAAAATCCGCGTCCGTAAATGTCCATGCAAGTTTTCGTTTTAAATATTAACCGTACACTCTGATGCATCTGacacacaaacacatgcaagtTTCTCCTTTTCTCAGTCAAACCATCCCATACAATACACGTTTCCCCAAAAAGAATTCCATACACGTTTTCCCAAAAAAAGTTCCCATACACGTAGCACCAGTTTGACATAATGCCGATTTTTaaagataaaataaaataaatatgaACATTTGATCATCAGTTTAACAAGATTGTTAATCAGATCGTTCTAAAATATATTAGTCAATACATTTGTTATTGTGTAAATAAATAATAAAACTTTATTTATATGTTGAAGCTGCAAATAGTAGAAAAAAATAGCAAACCAATTTTCATTTCAGGTTGGATTTAAAAATAACATTTCCTTTTCTTTCATTGAATGAACGCAAAATATTCACCACACACTCTGACGCATCGAATACACAAATGCACGCAAGTTTTCCTTCCTTTTTTCCCATCAAAGCATCCCATACACGTTtgctcaacaacaacaaaaatccGTTAGACGTAACAACAGCTGGACGTAATTTTGATTTTTTAAGCTAAAATGAAATTAATATGCACACTAGACCATCAGTTTAACAAAACTATTAGTCAGCTTGATCTAAAACTATATTAGTAAATACATTTCATATTGTGTAAATAAATAATAAAACTTTATTCAGACGTTGAAGCTGCAAATAGTATAGAAAAATAGCAAAACCGTTCTCATTATGTAAAAAATCAGGGGCGGAATATAAATATAAAATTTTACCCGTAAAGATGAATGTGAAATATAAGTCTAAACAAAAAGGCAATACAATTACCACTTGATAGAAATGTAAGTTTCGGTAGAACAGCAAGGACACAAAAACTATATGACTTAAaattcaagggattgactatttCTCAGTAGACTTAAAAATATTGTTTATCGATGATATTCATAGCAATCCAACGATAACCTTCTTATTCTTTCTAATTACATGAAGCTATCAAGTGGTTCTTACCAACTATCGCAAAATAAATCCTTTACATAGCGACTATTTATCTTACACTTGTCCAAGAACTCGCAGAGCTAATATGTTTCGTACCAATTTCATATAAATATTTGGTTGCGGGTGAAAATAGTGGCAATAAAAGATTAGTTAGAGAGATACATAGATAGATTTTTCATTCATGGAATAAGATGAGAAATTTGTTGTTAGATAGATAGATtaatttctctctctctctctctctcgcgcgcgctCGCATATGGAATAAGATGAGGAATTTGTTGTTTTTCCCCTGCG
This sequence is a window from Aegilops tauschii subsp. strangulata cultivar AL8/78 chromosome 7, Aet v6.0, whole genome shotgun sequence. Protein-coding genes within it:
- the LOC109736564 gene encoding uncharacterized protein isoform X1, which encodes MEIHSAPHRLMMVLGSCSILHLLLRCHLLTLFLQRYMLNSASADEVTGKSSADGTANSSSGTSSNLSLDALAKAKKALQLKKELSAKLKRLPVSEAAAKKVFVDAKVAHYWDLAVNFSEDSS
- the LOC109736564 gene encoding uncharacterized protein isoform X2 — its product is MEIHSAPHRLMMVLGSCSILHLLLRCHLLTLFLQSADGTANSSSGTSSNLSLDALAKAKKALQLKKELSAKLKRLPVSEAAAKKVFVDAKVAHYWDLAVNFSEDSS